Proteins from one Romboutsia sp. CE17 genomic window:
- a CDS encoding NusG domain II-containing protein produces MKKKDIFLVIGIIFVIIILFIVNNIKNNNKSEAIEIYINNKLYKSIPIDEDEDLKIEGEFGYNYIKIHDNGVEITEASCPDKVCVESGFISKPSERIVCMPNKVVIKIKASDKVNNNEDVISE; encoded by the coding sequence ATGAAAAAAAAAGATATTTTTTTAGTTATAGGGATTATATTTGTAATTATTATACTTTTTATTGTAAATAATATTAAAAACAATAATAAATCTGAGGCTATAGAAATCTATATAAATAATAAACTATATAAAAGCATACCAATAGATGAAGATGAAGATTTAAAAATTGAAGGTGAGTTTGGATATAATTATATAAAGATACATGATAATGGAGTTGAAATTACTGAAGCTTCTTGTCCTGATAAGGTATGTGTAGAATCTGGATTTATAAGCAAGCCTAGTGAAAGGATTGTTTGCATGCCTAATAAAGTAGTTATAAAAATAAAGGCATCAGATAAAGTGAACAATAATGAAGACGTTATATCCGAATAA
- a CDS encoding ComEC/Rec2 family competence protein, whose amino-acid sequence MLEIHIIDVGQGDSILIKTPSDKNILVDGGDENSDYIVTSYLKKEKVKTIDMVIATHPDSDHIGGLDSVINNFKVNNIYMPENDSDSSSYKNLINACNNKDLTLEYLYRGYNLPIDKDIDILVLSPSYIQNESNLNSIVFNLIYKNKSFLFTGDCEESNEKELISAFNLESVDFLKIAHHGSSSSSTPEFIQEVSPDLAIISCGYKNQYGHPHQSTIDTLRENNIITYRTDINGDMIFYSDGLTITTRKKYKE is encoded by the coding sequence ATGCTGGAAATTCATATTATAGATGTCGGACAAGGAGATAGCATACTTATAAAAACACCTTCTGATAAAAATATTTTAGTAGATGGTGGTGATGAAAATAGTGATTATATTGTCACTAGTTATCTAAAAAAAGAAAAAGTTAAGACTATAGATATGGTAATAGCTACGCATCCAGATTCAGATCACATAGGAGGTTTAGATTCTGTTATAAATAACTTCAAAGTAAATAATATTTATATGCCTGAGAATGATTCTGATAGTTCATCGTATAAAAACCTAATTAATGCATGTAATAATAAAGATTTAACCCTAGAGTATCTATATAGAGGATATAATTTACCTATTGATAAGGATATTGATATTCTAGTATTAAGTCCATCGTACATTCAGAATGAAAGTAACTTAAACTCTATAGTATTTAATTTAATATATAAAAATAAATCATTTTTATTTACAGGTGACTGTGAAGAATCTAATGAAAAAGAACTTATCAGTGCTTTTAATTTAGAGAGTGTAGATTTCCTAAAAATAGCGCATCATGGTAGCAGCTCATCTTCTACCCCAGAATTTATACAAGAAGTAAGTCCAGACTTAGCAATTATATCCTGTGGATATAAGAACCAATATGGACATCCACATCAATCTACAATAGACACTTTAAGAGAAAATAATATTATTACATATCGAACTGATATAAATGGCGATATGATATTTTATAGTGATGGTTTAACTATAACTACTAGAAAAAAATATAAAGAATAA
- a CDS encoding FAD:protein FMN transferase, with the protein MNRKKILFMSIFFLAFIGFLLLKSSNSESKYNKSYFYLGTVNEITLFNIKKSQSEQILSKCDEILRDIENKMSDTIVSSDVSKINNNAGSFVKVSSDTFFVIEEAIKYSNLSNGNFDITIGPISDLWAIGTEDARIPSKEEIQKYLNLVNYKNITLNKNDSSIKLEKDNMKIDLGAIAKGYAADVIANYLKSNNVNSAIINLGGNVYTIGNKSNNEPFTVGIQDPTMPRGNSIGNIKVSNKSVVTSGIYERYIESENKIYHHILNPSNGYPFDNELSSVTIISDKSISCDALSTSAFGLGLEPGLNLIESIDNVDAIFITKNKEIYLTSNLSDKFTLTDNSFKISTLPKK; encoded by the coding sequence ATGAATAGAAAAAAAATTTTATTTATGTCTATATTCTTTTTAGCCTTTATAGGTTTTCTATTACTAAAATCATCTAATTCAGAGAGTAAATACAACAAAAGCTACTTTTACCTAGGGACAGTTAATGAAATAACACTTTTTAATATAAAAAAATCACAAAGTGAACAAATTCTAAGCAAATGCGATGAGATTTTAAGAGATATTGAAAATAAGATGAGTGATACTATAGTTAGTAGTGATGTAAGTAAAATTAATAACAACGCAGGATCATTTGTAAAAGTTTCAAGTGATACATTTTTCGTAATAGAAGAAGCAATTAAATACTCTAATTTATCTAATGGAAATTTTGATATTACAATAGGACCTATTTCTGACCTATGGGCCATCGGAACTGAGGATGCTAGAATTCCATCAAAAGAAGAGATACAAAAATATTTAAATTTAGTTAATTATAAAAATATAACACTAAATAAAAACGATTCTTCTATAAAACTAGAAAAAGACAATATGAAAATAGATTTAGGTGCAATTGCAAAAGGATATGCTGCAGATGTAATCGCAAATTATCTTAAATCAAATAATGTTAATAGCGCTATTATAAATCTAGGAGGAAATGTATACACTATAGGAAACAAATCTAATAATGAACCTTTTACAGTAGGAATCCAAGACCCAACTATGCCTAGAGGTAATTCTATAGGGAACATAAAAGTCTCAAATAAATCTGTAGTTACATCAGGTATATACGAACGTTACATTGAGTCTGAAAATAAAATTTATCATCATATTTTAAATCCATCTAACGGATATCCTTTCGATAATGAATTGAGTAGTGTAACTATAATTTCAGATAAGTCAATTTCATGTGATGCACTCTCTACATCTGCTTTTGGACTTGGTCTGGAGCCTGGTTTAAACTTAATAGAATCTATAGATAATGTTGATGCTATTTTTATAACAAAAAATAAAGAGATATATTTAACATCTAATTTGAGTGATAAATTTACACTTACAGACAATAGTTTCAAAATATCAACTCTACCTAAAAAATAA
- a CDS encoding ComEC/Rec2 family competence protein: protein MRRPLLIIFIVLLFIDLIHINLKSIDVSKDNEIVIVEGLVKGKVEKQKYDQYKIGKFIVNDYGKKKSLQIGQIVKIKGRYKSLDNMKFKDFDYGRYIRSTGYEAIIYVDKCEVINSNYLYISIGKVKKYIKDTLRYLYKDKSDFINSIILGSSEYLSTEEKDMFMRTGTSHIIAISGLHTGLICSMIAFIIRGINNIYKLILLFIIIFLYSIMVGSSPSIVRSLLFTMIMYTAIFLDRKRDGISTLSLIGIFFIINNPYIIYNASFQLSFLATLSIIYFCSYVNDIFKNRLISVTISANILTIPIIYYSFNGIPILSILGNMIIVPCIGIIIYLSIASVAMFRINLYLAKLVAYFNKEVINIIYYFLDKISILSFSYIEVDNPKFYCVVIYYIILFSYMIYKELKTMKEQENELQGYYKECQ from the coding sequence ATGAGAAGGCCTCTATTAATAATATTTATTGTTTTACTATTTATAGATTTAATTCATATAAATCTTAAGAGTATAGATGTATCAAAAGATAATGAGATTGTGATAGTTGAAGGTTTAGTTAAAGGGAAGGTAGAAAAGCAAAAGTATGATCAATACAAGATTGGAAAATTTATTGTAAACGATTATGGTAAGAAAAAAAGTTTACAAATAGGTCAAATTGTAAAAATAAAAGGAAGGTATAAATCTTTAGATAATATGAAATTTAAAGATTTTGATTATGGAAGATATATAAGAAGTACGGGATATGAAGCTATAATATATGTAGATAAATGTGAAGTAATAAATAGTAATTATCTATATATTAGTATAGGAAAGGTTAAAAAATACATTAAAGATACTCTTAGGTATTTATATAAGGATAAGTCTGATTTTATAAACTCTATAATATTAGGAAGTAGTGAATACTTGAGTACGGAAGAAAAGGATATGTTTATGAGGACTGGAACTAGTCACATTATAGCAATATCAGGTTTGCATACAGGACTAATCTGTAGTATGATAGCTTTTATTATAAGAGGGATTAATAACATATATAAACTAATACTATTATTCATCATAATATTTTTATACTCTATAATGGTTGGTTCATCTCCATCTATAGTACGATCGTTGTTATTTACGATGATTATGTACACTGCTATATTTCTTGATAGAAAAAGAGATGGTATATCAACTTTATCATTAATTGGCATATTTTTTATTATAAATAATCCATATATTATATATAATGCAAGTTTTCAATTGAGTTTTCTTGCTACATTGTCTATAATATACTTCTGTAGTTATGTAAATGATATATTCAAAAATAGATTAATATCAGTAACTATATCTGCTAATATATTAACAATACCTATAATATATTACAGTTTCAATGGAATACCGATACTTTCTATTTTAGGGAATATGATAATTGTTCCATGTATAGGTATTATAATATATCTTAGTATAGCTAGTGTAGCTATGTTTAGAATAAATTTATACTTAGCGAAACTTGTAGCTTATTTTAATAAAGAAGTAATAAATATAATATATTACTTCTTAGATAAAATTAGCATATTAAGTTTTTCATATATTGAAGTAGATAATCCGAAATTTTATTGTGTTGTTATATATTACATAATATTGTTTTCATATATGATTTATAAGGAACTAAAGACTATGAAGGAGCAAGAAAATGAATTACAAGGATATTATAAAGAGTGTCAATAA
- a CDS encoding PAS domain-containing sensor histidine kinase, with protein MEISSIKSKGKISSIQIKVFSILIFMTLIYFSYTNIQLYGISVIIARLTLSILIVTFTVGVNKSKLDYMSFIGITYIISNILYISNLLIFNDMRYLSEALIIRNILESVTIYLIIDNVYKKSSVSKQSTSNVFSIYFVFSIVTYLIIKYNYNFMKKNNLNLGIFEIIVLINVLLLFNTIKKNLYYVKNNDDFLECEKFKIINKVIILKLYFFIGLLFLMNVKLLEFDFYKLLEVVSILETYYIYKFTVDLNLINPYIKKIEINKKLEEQYIKQKSIGNILKNMLDVQKDIKKEMQYKEDLFYQILSSTPNGWIVFDRNKKITYINKSMKNICSINSKNNYNDINAKLKDVIVNYDEFINKLNELDNTTDTIEYEIQTYSGKYYKCVYSKDEISNERVCIFRDISNEKNMINSMIYLKKEYEKLISSIGCPIIIYDKYNNIIQSSKAYEKLFNNSTVHYKDIEFYNYVMEINKKAMTNKELYDNGVFRYRRIDNDGEVIWIESTVTIFYEGSKKYIVESHSDITYHIENREAIRQSQNMYKALLDEIPEGIYLEDLDTNKYIYVNKKFKDIFKLDEEINDEILGICREDFMKVHPDYNEVVNDNIYNVKQGKNSDYYKIKYFDKDENIIETQVASIPFKVDRKVFKLTIIKDMKDIRKLESLKKQIIEREKRDSIKTQFFINMSHELKTPLNLIFTSTQLIENLYNKGKISDEDEVVKKHIDLTKQNSYRLIKIINDLIDFTKMESGFYKLRLENKNIISIIEDIVMSVVNYASNNNINIVFDTNVEDLIISVDVNAIERILLNILSNAIKFTGDGGNIYVNLIYKNGKVSIEIEDTGIGIPKDKLDHIFDRFNDINKGYIGNVYGSGIGLSIVKSMVNLIGASIKVESELNVGTKFTITMDVNLLDEEEYYYEYGLENSSNIDRLTIGMTDVYKETIAK; from the coding sequence ATGGAGATAAGTAGTATAAAATCAAAGGGGAAGATTTCATCTATTCAGATAAAAGTTTTTAGTATACTTATATTTATGACACTTATTTATTTTAGTTATACAAATATACAGTTATATGGGATATCTGTTATTATAGCTAGGCTTACTCTTAGTATACTAATAGTAACTTTTACAGTAGGTGTAAATAAATCTAAGTTAGACTATATGAGTTTTATAGGTATAACATATATTATTTCAAATATTTTGTATATAAGTAACTTATTAATATTTAATGATATGAGGTATCTTTCAGAGGCTTTAATAATAAGAAATATCTTAGAATCTGTAACTATATATTTGATTATTGATAATGTTTACAAGAAATCATCTGTATCAAAACAAAGCACATCTAATGTATTTTCAATATACTTTGTATTTTCTATAGTTACATATTTAATTATAAAATATAACTATAACTTTATGAAAAAAAATAATTTAAATTTAGGCATATTTGAAATCATAGTATTAATAAATGTACTTTTATTGTTTAATACTATTAAAAAAAACTTATATTATGTAAAAAATAATGATGATTTTTTAGAATGTGAAAAATTTAAGATTATTAATAAAGTTATTATATTAAAGTTATACTTTTTTATAGGATTATTATTTTTAATGAACGTAAAACTTTTAGAATTTGATTTTTATAAATTACTAGAAGTTGTAAGTATACTAGAAACTTATTATATATATAAATTTACAGTAGATTTAAACTTAATTAATCCTTATATAAAAAAAATAGAGATTAATAAAAAGCTAGAAGAACAATATATTAAGCAAAAGTCTATAGGTAATATTTTAAAAAATATGTTAGATGTACAAAAAGATATAAAAAAAGAAATGCAATATAAGGAAGATTTATTTTATCAAATATTATCGTCAACTCCAAATGGGTGGATTGTATTTGATAGAAATAAAAAAATAACTTATATTAATAAATCTATGAAAAATATTTGTTCTATAAACTCCAAAAATAATTACAATGATATCAATGCAAAATTGAAAGATGTTATAGTAAATTATGATGAATTTATTAATAAGTTGAATGAATTAGATAATACTACTGATACAATTGAATATGAAATACAGACCTATAGTGGAAAATATTATAAGTGTGTATATTCAAAAGATGAGATATCAAATGAAAGGGTATGTATTTTCAGGGATATTTCTAATGAAAAGAACATGATCAATAGTATGATATATTTAAAAAAAGAATATGAAAAATTAATAAGTAGTATAGGTTGTCCGATAATTATATATGATAAATACAATAATATTATTCAATCTAGCAAAGCTTACGAAAAACTTTTTAATAATTCTACAGTTCACTATAAAGATATAGAATTTTATAATTATGTTATGGAAATTAATAAAAAAGCAATGACAAATAAAGAATTATATGATAATGGAGTATTTAGATATAGAAGAATAGATAATGATGGAGAGGTAATATGGATAGAGTCGACAGTAACAATATTTTATGAGGGAAGCAAAAAATATATTGTAGAGAGTCATAGCGATATTACATATCACATTGAGAATAGAGAAGCTATTAGACAAAGTCAAAATATGTATAAAGCTTTATTAGATGAAATACCTGAAGGCATTTATTTAGAAGACCTAGATACTAATAAATATATTTACGTTAATAAGAAATTTAAAGATATTTTTAAGTTAGATGAAGAAATAAATGATGAAATATTAGGCATATGTAGAGAAGATTTTATGAAAGTTCATCCTGATTATAATGAAGTAGTTAATGATAACATATATAATGTAAAACAAGGGAAAAATTCAGATTATTATAAAATAAAATATTTTGATAAAGATGAAAATATAATTGAAACACAAGTAGCTAGCATACCTTTTAAAGTAGATAGAAAAGTATTTAAGCTTACTATAATCAAAGATATGAAAGATATAAGAAAGTTAGAGTCTTTAAAAAAGCAAATTATAGAACGAGAAAAGAGGGATAGTATAAAGACACAGTTTTTTATAAATATGTCTCATGAACTAAAAACACCTCTAAACCTTATATTCACTAGTACACAATTAATAGAAAATCTATATAATAAAGGGAAAATTTCAGATGAAGATGAGGTTGTAAAAAAACATATTGATTTAACAAAGCAAAATAGCTATAGATTAATTAAAATAATAAATGATTTAATTGACTTTACTAAAATGGAATCAGGCTTTTATAAGCTTAGATTAGAAAATAAAAATATTATAAGTATAATAGAAGATATAGTTATGTCTGTAGTAAATTATGCTAGTAATAATAATATTAATATAGTTTTTGATACTAATGTAGAAGATTTAATAATCTCAGTTGATGTAAACGCTATAGAGAGAATATTACTAAACATATTATCCAATGCAATTAAATTTACAGGTGATGGTGGAAATATATATGTGAATCTTATATATAAAAATGGTAAAGTAAGTATAGAAATAGAAGATACAGGTATTGGTATACCAAAGGATAAATTAGATCATATATTTGATAGATTTAATGATATTAATAAAGGGTATATTGGGAATGTATATGGAAGTGGTATAGGTTTATCAATTGTTAAATCAATGGTAAACCTAATAGGTGCAAGTATAAAGGTTGAGAGTGAACTTAATGTAGGAACTAAATTTACTATAACTATGGATGTTAATTTATTAGATGAAGAAGAATATTATTATGAATATGGCTTAGAAAATTCATCTAATATAGATAGATTAACAATAGGAATGACTGATGTATATAAAGAGACTATAGCAAAATAG
- a CDS encoding DUF2156 domain-containing protein: MIFKDIDIDAKDKLQPYFDMVNYEACEYCFATLYMWQHLYKTGYYIGDGFAVLIGEYEGDTFSILPLCSKDKLPQVIDFVLNYFESIESKLYFRGITQEIVDDLKEYYPGRFEYIEERDLFDYVYDAESMRTLAGRKNQKKRNHINYFLKEYEGRFEYKLLDKDNFDECLDLVKQWADNKEENNEYDEGMDDELIGIKKIFNNYDVLRSNVKIGGIYVDGKLEAFTIGELLNPNMALIHIEKANPNIRGLYPFINQQFLVNEFSDVEFVNREEDLGIPGLRKAKLSYHPIRFVEKYTVKEA; this comes from the coding sequence ATAATATTTAAAGATATTGATATAGATGCAAAGGATAAGCTACAACCTTATTTTGATATGGTTAATTATGAAGCGTGTGAATATTGCTTTGCAACTTTATATATGTGGCAACATCTTTATAAAACAGGGTATTATATAGGAGATGGGTTCGCTGTTTTAATAGGAGAATATGAAGGAGACACATTCTCTATATTACCATTATGCTCTAAGGATAAGCTTCCTCAAGTTATAGATTTTGTACTTAACTATTTTGAAAGTATAGAATCTAAATTATATTTTAGAGGAATAACTCAAGAAATTGTAGATGACTTGAAAGAGTATTACCCAGGAAGATTTGAATATATAGAAGAAAGAGACTTATTTGATTATGTGTACGATGCTGAAAGCATGAGAACTTTAGCTGGTAGAAAAAATCAGAAGAAGAGAAATCATATAAACTATTTTTTAAAAGAATATGAAGGAAGATTTGAATATAAATTACTTGATAAAGATAATTTTGATGAATGTTTAGACTTAGTTAAGCAATGGGCTGATAATAAAGAAGAAAATAATGAGTATGATGAGGGTATGGATGATGAACTTATAGGTATTAAAAAGATATTTAATAACTATGATGTTTTAAGATCTAATGTTAAAATAGGTGGAATATATGTAGATGGTAAATTAGAAGCATTTACTATAGGGGAATTATTAAATCCTAATATGGCTTTAATTCATATTGAAAAAGCAAATCCAAATATAAGAGGACTTTATCCTTTTATAAATCAACAATTTTTAGTTAATGAGTTTAGTGATGTAGAATTTGTGAATAGAGAAGAAGATTTAGGTATACCTGGTCTTAGAAAAGCAAAGCTATCATATCATCCTATTAGATTTGTTGAGAAGTATACAGTTAAGGAGGCATAA
- a CDS encoding uracil-DNA glycosylase, whose protein sequence is MVKLNNDWDELLDDEFKKDYYLKLRQFLINEYNTRLIFPHVNNIFEALKHTSYKDTKVLILGQDPYHGENQAHGLAFSVQPNIKIPPSLLNIYKELRDDLGCYIPNNGYLIPWADQGVLLLNTALTVRAHEANSHKNKGWEIFTDEIIKILNKRDDPVIFVLWGANARKKTEFIDNKKHYILEAPHPSPLSASRGFFGCKHFSKINDILIKLGKTPINWQIPNI, encoded by the coding sequence ATGGTAAAACTAAACAATGACTGGGATGAATTACTAGATGATGAATTTAAGAAAGATTATTATCTTAAATTAAGGCAATTTCTTATTAATGAATATAATACAAGATTAATCTTCCCACATGTGAATAATATATTTGAAGCTTTAAAGCATACTTCTTATAAAGATACAAAAGTTTTAATATTAGGTCAAGACCCTTATCATGGAGAAAATCAAGCTCATGGATTAGCTTTTTCAGTACAGCCTAATATTAAGATACCTCCATCATTATTAAATATATATAAAGAATTAAGAGATGATTTAGGATGCTACATACCAAATAATGGATATTTAATACCATGGGCAGATCAAGGAGTGCTATTATTAAACACAGCATTAACAGTTAGAGCTCATGAGGCTAACTCTCATAAGAATAAAGGGTGGGAGATTTTTACTGATGAGATAATAAAAATATTAAATAAAAGAGATGATCCTGTTATATTTGTTTTATGGGGAGCTAATGCTAGAAAGAAAACAGAATTTATTGATAATAAAAAACATTATATATTAGAGGCTCCACATCCTAGTCCTTTATCTGCTAGTAGAGGTTTTTTTGGATGCAAGCATTTTTCAAAAATTAATGATATTTTAATTAAGTTAGGAAAGACACCTATAAATTGGCAAATACCTAATATATAA
- a CDS encoding tRNA threonylcarbamoyladenosine dehydratase translates to MEKDFTMRTSLIIGEEGIEKLKNANVIVFGVGGVGSFAAEAIARAGVGNLTIVDFDEVDITNINRQLPALHSTVGKSKVEVMKDRILDINPNINLRAVKKLYNAETSDEILCEEYDYVVDAIDMVASKLKLIETCKNKGLNIISSMGMGNKLDPTKIVVTDIHKTHTCPLAKVIRKELRDRKIKKLKVVYSTEQPIELKTKIMNGKKVTPGSISFVPSVGGLTIASVVINDLLK, encoded by the coding sequence ATGGAAAAAGACTTTACAATGAGAACTTCACTAATCATAGGAGAAGAAGGTATTGAAAAATTAAAAAATGCAAATGTTATAGTTTTTGGAGTAGGTGGAGTTGGAAGTTTTGCAGCAGAAGCTATAGCTAGAGCAGGAGTTGGTAATTTAACTATAGTAGATTTTGATGAGGTTGATATAACTAATATAAATAGACAGTTACCAGCTCTTCATTCTACAGTTGGAAAAAGTAAAGTAGAAGTAATGAAGGATAGAATTTTAGATATAAACCCAAATATAAATTTAAGAGCGGTAAAAAAACTATATAATGCAGAAACTAGTGATGAAATTTTATGTGAAGAATATGACTATGTAGTTGATGCAATTGATATGGTTGCTTCTAAATTAAAACTTATAGAAACTTGCAAGAATAAAGGGCTTAATATAATAAGTTCTATGGGAATGGGTAATAAGCTAGATCCAACTAAAATAGTAGTTACAGATATACATAAGACTCATACTTGTCCTTTGGCAAAAGTTATTAGAAAAGAATTAAGAGATAGAAAAATTAAGAAACTTAAGGTGGTTTACTCTACAGAGCAACCCATTGAGTTAAAAACTAAAATAATGAATGGAAAAAAAGTTACACCAGGAAGTATATCTTTTGTTCCATCTGTAGGTGGTCTAACAATAGCTTCAGTAGTAATTAATGATTTACTTAAATAA
- a CDS encoding GNAT family N-acetyltransferase, producing MHIRFAKEDEKDYIREIWDYCFNDSPKFTDFYFDNKYDKENTLVVEEDGEIVSSLQLNQYNIKLNDKLYDTSYVVGVSTFPHVRGKGYMKHIMEKTLKELYKRDQLVSILMPIDYRLYRKYGYEHCYDQIEYNLDIESLKSFKSKGYMKKAKFEDIKELQDIHDEFLKGVNGNVNRTSFYYENLFKEVQSEDGHIFIHGDKKSEGYIIYFINGENMFIRELFYKNIDSLKSMLKFVYNHNTQCKNVTIAAPINDKIRYILDNPRTSEIKIKPFMMGRVINLQKYLEGLHIESDINGSITILVKDEFIEENNGVFKIEIKDKNLIVKKDGFKYDVEFNINTITQLVFSYINVEEAFLLNNIDRNEDVEKFLELIFSKKNNYINEYI from the coding sequence ATGCATATAAGATTTGCAAAAGAGGATGAAAAAGATTATATAAGAGAGATTTGGGACTATTGTTTTAATGATAGTCCTAAATTTACTGATTTTTATTTTGATAATAAATATGATAAAGAAAATACATTAGTAGTTGAAGAAGATGGAGAAATTGTTTCTTCATTGCAGTTAAATCAGTACAATATAAAACTAAATGATAAACTGTATGACACATCTTATGTAGTTGGAGTATCTACATTTCCTCATGTAAGGGGAAAGGGATATATGAAGCACATAATGGAAAAAACATTAAAAGAGCTTTATAAAAGAGATCAACTTGTATCTATACTAATGCCTATAGATTATAGATTATATAGAAAATATGGGTATGAACATTGTTATGATCAGATAGAATACAATTTAGATATAGAGTCTTTAAAATCGTTTAAATCAAAAGGATATATGAAAAAAGCAAAATTTGAGGATATAAAAGAACTTCAAGATATCCATGATGAATTTTTAAAAGGTGTAAATGGAAATGTAAATAGAACTTCATTTTATTATGAGAACTTATTTAAAGAAGTTCAAAGTGAAGATGGACATATATTTATACATGGAGATAAAAAAAGTGAAGGATATATAATATATTTTATAAATGGGGAAAATATGTTTATAAGAGAGTTATTTTATAAAAATATAGATTCGCTAAAATCTATGTTAAAGTTTGTATATAACCATAATACTCAATGTAAAAATGTTACAATAGCAGCTCCTATAAATGATAAAATAAGGTATATACTTGATAATCCAAGAACTTCAGAAATAAAAATAAAGCCTTTCATGATGGGTAGAGTAATAAACTTACAAAAATATTTAGAAGGACTACATATTGAAAGTGATATAAATGGGTCTATAACAATATTAGTAAAAGATGAATTTATTGAAGAAAATAATGGAGTATTTAAGATTGAGATAAAAGACAAGAATTTAATAGTTAAAAAAGATGGTTTTAAATACGATGTAGAATTTAATATAAACACAATTACACAATTAGTTTTTTCATATATAAATGTAGAAGAAGCATTTTTATTAAATAATATAGATAGGAATGAAGATGTAGAAAAGTTTTTAGAACTTATTTTCTCTAAAAAGAATAACTATATAAATGAATATATATAA
- a CDS encoding 3D domain-containing protein, translating into MNLKNKKIIKSAFLTGMISATILGGYSLLNKDITLVVDGKEKEISTFKSNVEDLLVAENIKYDSNDIISQDLSTKLSDKMRIEVINVTEEIIKESKEVPFDVTVVEDNDLLKGETKVEEEGQTGKNELVYKITYHNGKAVEKTFLEEIVSTEPVNKVVKKGTKVEEVKVASSRGESTRRPVSANNTNSNSTSSSSRGKHISVVATAYTGHGITATGTKPKWGTIAVDPSIIPYGTKVYIPQFNKTFIAEDCGGAIKGNKIDIYMNDETSVRNWGRKTIDIYIVK; encoded by the coding sequence ATGAATTTAAAAAATAAGAAGATAATTAAAAGTGCATTTCTGACCGGTATGATATCGGCAACTATATTAGGAGGTTATTCATTATTAAATAAAGATATAACTTTAGTAGTAGATGGTAAAGAAAAAGAAATATCTACATTTAAATCAAACGTAGAAGATCTTTTAGTAGCGGAAAATATAAAATACGATAGTAATGATATAATTAGCCAAGATTTAAGTACGAAACTAAGTGATAAAATGAGAATAGAAGTAATCAATGTAACTGAAGAAATAATAAAAGAAAGTAAAGAGGTTCCTTTTGATGTTACAGTTGTAGAAGATAATGATTTATTAAAAGGGGAAACAAAAGTAGAAGAAGAAGGACAGACTGGAAAAAATGAATTAGTATATAAAATAACTTATCACAATGGAAAAGCAGTGGAAAAAACTTTTTTAGAAGAAATAGTTTCTACAGAACCAGTTAACAAAGTGGTTAAAAAAGGAACTAAGGTAGAAGAAGTGAAAGTTGCTTCATCAAGAGGTGAAAGTACACGTAGACCAGTTTCAGCAAACAATACAAACTCAAATAGTACAAGTTCAAGTAGTAGAGGTAAACATATATCAGTTGTAGCAACAGCATATACAGGTCACGGAATAACTGCTACGGGAACAAAGCCAAAGTGGGGAACTATAGCTGTTGACCCATCTATAATACCTTATGGAACTAAGGTATATATACCTCAATTTAATAAAACTTTTATTGCTGAAGATTGTGGAGGAGCTATAAAAGGTAATAAAATAGATATATATATGAATGATGAAACTTCAGTTAGAAATTGGGGAAGAAAAACTATAGATATATATATAGTAAAATAA